GCCGTGGACGAGCAGGACCTGCCGGCCGATGAGCTGTTTCACCGGATCGGGCGGCCCGTCGTTCTCGCCGGTGTCGGGCAGCCAAGGGGCCAGTGCCAGTACGGAGTTGACGGCGGGGTGGCCCGCGGCGTGCAGAGCGGCGCGGGCTCCCATGCCCGTGCCGACGAGGCAGACCGGGACATCGCCGTAACGGCGGACCACTTCGTCCAGGGCCCAGGTGGTGTCCCGTGCCGGATGCGCGTCAAGACCGTTCCAGCCGCTGCACCGGTAGCGCACGACATGGGCCGTCAGGCCCTCGGGGCGGCCCGCCTTCGCCAGCCGGACGGCCAGCGGACGCACCGCCAGCGCCGCCACCGGCGACGGCCGCCGCACCCCGGTCGGCCCGCCCCCGGGCAGTAAAAGCGCGACCCCGCTCACCTCCCGGCCGGCGCCCCGGCCGCTCCCGCTCCGCCACCGGAGCGCCTCGCGCGTGCCTTCCTTGCCGGCCGTTCCCAGCGGTTTTCCCAGCCGGGCCTCGCGCACCGGCAGTGCTTGCTGAGCCATGACCAGAACGATGGCAGAAGGCGGCCTGCCCGCCACCCCATGGACGGGTCACTGTTACGTATCGTTCGATGAGATCTACGCGCGTAGGGGCTAGAGTGCCGAAATGACGAGCGAGACCACCACACTCCCGACCAGTGAACAGATCCGCCGTGCCCCCAAGGTGCTGCTCCACGACCACCTCGACGGCGGCCTGCGCCCCGCCACCGTCGTCGAGCTGGCCCGCGAGAACGGCTACGAGGGACTGCCCGAAACCGACCCGGAAAAGCTCGGGATCTGGTTCCGTGAGGCCGCCGACTCCGGCTCGCTCGAGCGCTACCTGGAGACCTTCGCGCACACCTGCGCCGTCATGCAGACCCGCGACGCACTGGCCCGGGTGGCCGCCGAGTGCGCCGAGGACCTGGCCGCCGACGGTGTGGTCTATGCCGAGGTCAGGTACGCGCCCGAGCAGCACCTCGAACAGGGTCTGACCCTCGAAGAGGTCGTCGAGGCGGTCAACGAGGGCTTCCGCGAGGGCGAGCGACGGGCCCGCGAGAAGGGCCACCGCATCCGCGTCGGCGCCCTGCTGACCGCCATGCGGCACGCCGCCCGTTCCCTGGAGATCGCCGAACTCGCCAACCGCTACCGGGACACCGGCGTCGTCGGCTTCGACATCGCGGGCGCGGAGGCCGGTTACCCGCCCACCCGCCACCTCGACGCGTTCGAGTACCTCAAGCGGGAGAACAACCACTTCACCATCCACGCCGGGGAGGCCTTCGGCCTGCCGTCCATCTGGCAGGCCCTCCAGTGGTGCGGCGCCGACCGCCTCGGCCACGGCGTCCGCATCATCGACGACATCGAGGTCGCCGACGACGGCTCGGTCAAGCTCGGCCGGCTCGCCTCGTACGTACGGGACAAGCGCATCCCGCTGGAGATGTGCCCGACCTCCAACCTCCAGACCGGTGCGGCCCCCTCCTACGCGGAGCACCCCATCGGCCTGCTGCGCCGACTCCAGTTCCGGCTCACGGTCAATACCGACAACCGGCTGATGAGCGGCACGAACATGTCCCGGGAATTCGAGCACCTGGTCAAGACATTCCGATACACGCTCGATGACATGCAGTGGTTTACAGTCAATGCGATGAAATCAGCGTTCATTCCTTTCGATGAACGTCTGGCGATGATCAATGACGTCATCAAGCCGGGTTACGCGGAGCTTCGGGCCGAGTGGCTGTTCCGTCCGCACGGTGCAACTGCCCCTGTGAGCAGTGGTTCTGACTCTGTGTGAGCAGCAGCGCGAGCCTATAGCGCAACGGCCGGTGGAATGTCCACCGGCCGTTTTTTCTTTCCTCGTGGCTGTTTGCGGCGCCGGTTTCGGCCTCGCTAGGTTGATTCGCCGGTCAAACCCCCATCACGAGGACGTAATTCGATGAAGCAGGGAACCATCAAGACTCTCGGTACCGTCGCGCTCGGTGCCGCTTTCGTCGTCACCGCTGCGGGCGTCGCCAGCGCGGCCCCGGCGGCCGGCTCCTCCGACACCACCGGGGTGCTGAAGAGCCTGCCGGTGAAGGACGCCGCCAAGACCGTCTCCGGGCTCACCAAGTCCAAGCCGGCCGGCAACGACGTGAAGACCAAGCTGAACTCCCACGGCAACAAGCTGCTGGGCGGCCTCCAGCCCGGCAGCCTCCTCGGCGGCTGACGCGGCCCGTCCCCCCGGGACGCCCACTGCGCCTGCCCCGGCCGTACGCCCTTGCGCGTACGGCCGGGGCATCGTCATGTGCGGCCGGGAGCCGGGAGCCGGGAGCCGGGAGCCGGGAGCCGGCCGGCGGGGCGGCAGGGCGCCGGGTCAGCGGCGCGCGCCGGGCGGCCGGGCAGCCGGGTGGGTCACCAGGCGGCGGCGCCGGTGGCCTTCTCCTCGGAGGGGAGGAGTATCCACAGCGCCAGATAGAGCAGGAACTGCGGGCCGGGAAGCAGACACGAGACCACGAAGAGCACGCGCATCGTCGTCGGCGTCGTACCGAAGCGACGGGCCAGGCCCGCGCACACTCCGGCGATCATTCGGTTATTGCGGGGGCGGACCAGTGCGGCGGCCATGAGGACGGCTCCTTTTCGACTCGGTGGGGCGTTTGCCCCGATGTCTCAAAGGTAGGTCCGGCTGCCGGAGAGAGCGTCAGCCTGCGGGGCCAGTTCAACCCTGGGGATTCTCGGGGTCGTGTCCCCGAGATGCCCGTACCGGCGGCGCAGCCGGCACCGTGCCCCGGGGACGACCGCAAGGTGCACCACGGCGACCCCGAGAGTGCCGAGGAGCACCGAGTCGATGTCGGGGACCCGGCCGGGCACCCCTGACTGAAGCAGCTCGATGGCCAGCGCGATCATCGCTCCGGCGAAGGCGGTACGGGTCAGGGACACCAATGGCGAAACGTTCAGTCGGCCTGCCGAGAGGGGCAGCAGCGCACCCAGAGGCGCCAGCAGCAGCACCGATCCGCCCAGATGCTGTACGACCTCCCACGACGGGCCGCGTGCCAGCTCGGCCTGGATCGTCGCCAGCGGTTCGAGATTCGCGGCGGGTACCCACGGCACCGTACGGGGGCGCAGCGTCAGCCAGCCGACGATCAGTAGATGCGCCACGAGGAGGAGAAGTCCGGTGACGCGCATGCGGGGGGCGGCTGTGGTGCCGGGGCCATGACGCTGCACACAGGCCAGGACGCCAGGAGCGGCGGCCTCGGTTCCGCCCAATTGCGCCCGTCTTGGCCCGTCCCCGTTCGCCCCCGCCGTGGCGCCCCGTCTCACTCCTCCTCCGACTCCTCCGACAACGGGTCCCCCCACCCGGCGTTCTCCGCGATATCCGGATTGGCCAGCACATCCGCCGAGCAGTCGTAACGGTGCGCCGTATCGTCGCCGGGCCCGCCCAGCACCGCCGCATGCCCACGGCCCAGCGCCGGGCTCGCGCCGTAGGTGCACACCAGCTGCGCCAGCGCGAACGACGGCAGGTCGTCGGGCCGGATGCTCAGCCGCAGCGCATCCGCCCGGTCGCCCGCGCGGGGCCCGGAGACCTTCAGATCCTGCGGCAGCGCGCTGCTGAAACCGGCCTTCTCCTCGTCCGGCGACGGCTTGCGCTGGAGCTCGTGGAGCAGCGCACGTGCGGTCGGCAGGCGTGGGTCGTCGGCCCCGGACGGCGGCGGCACGGTCCGCTCCACCTGGGCCAGCGCCGAGCCGCACACCAGATACACGGCGGACTGTGCGCCGTCACCGGACGGGCTCGGCGACGACTCGTCCCCCGGGGCCTTGCAGCTCACCCGCGAGGGCGCGCCGCCCGCGTCGACAGGTACGGACGTGCCCCGGATCCCGCAGCCCGCGACGGCGAGCGCGAGCGCCGCCACGGCGGCCCCGCGCCGTCCTATCCGCCTGCTGGACCTCATCGTCCGCCCTCCGTGCCCTCGTCGGCCGGGCCGTCCGCGCCGCCGTCCCTCCGGTCGCCGCCCGCCAGCGGCGAGGCGTCCATCGGCAGCCGCAGGGTGAAGACCGCGCCGCCCTCGGGCAGATTGGCCGCGGTGATCTCCCCGCCGTGGATATGCGCGTTCTCCAGCGCGATCGACAGGCCCAGACCGCTGCCCTCCGACCGCGGCCGGGAGGCGCTCGCCTTGTAGAAGCGGTCGAAGACATGGGGGAGGACTTCTTCGGGGATGCCGGGGCCGTGGTCGCGTACGCGGATCACCAGCGTCCCGCTCACCGGCCGCTCCGTGTCCGCCGTCCGCCCGGACCGATCCGGAGGGCCGTCGCCGGCACCGCCGGCCGGTCCGCCGTCCGCCTCGGTCCCGGCCGGAGCGCCCGGCCCGCCGGCGGCGCTGACGGCCGTGCTGCCCGTCCTGCCGCCCGCGTCGTCGCCCGTCACGTCTTCGGTACGCACCGAGACCCGCACCGGCGAGCCGCCGTGCTTGAGGGCGTTGCCGATCAGGTTCGCCAGGATGACGTCCAGCCGCCGCGGGTCCAGCCGGGCCACGGTGCCGCGGTCCGCGTCCAGCTCGACGGCGTCCAGCCAGGCCCGTGCGTCGATACAGGCGGTCACCTGGTCCGCGACGTCGACCTCGTCCAGCACCAGCCGGGCCGTCCCCGCGTCGAAGCGGGTGACCTCCATCAGGTTCTCCACGAGGTCGTTCAGCCGCCGGGTCTCGCTGACCACCAGCTGCACCGCCGGCGCGATCATCGGGTCGAGGGAGTCCGCCTCCTCCTCCAGCACCTCGGAGACCGCGGTGATCGCGGTCAGCGGCGTCCGCAGCTCGTGCGACATATCGGCGACGAACCGCCGGGACGCCGCCTCGCGCCCGCTCAGCTCCTCGACCCGCTGCTCCAGACGCTCCGCCGTGCGGTTGAACGTCCGGGAGAGATCGGCGAGTTCATCCGTGCCGGTCACCCGCAGCCGGGTGTCCAGACGCCCCTCGCCGAGCTGTCGCGCCGCATGTCCCAGCCGCTGTACGGGCCGCAGCACCGTCGTCGCCGCGGCCTGCGCCAGCAGCGCCGAGCCGACCAGCGCGAGCGCGGTCGCGATGCCCAGCGACCAGGCCAGCGAGTTGAGGTCCTGCCGCTCGGTGGCCAGCGACTTCATCATGTAGCCGGTGGGCCCGCCGCCGATCACCTTCGCCCCGGCGACGAGATAGGGACTGTCCCCGACCTGCTTGCGCTGCCAGTAGAGATGGTGCGAGTAGCGGTTGGAATCGTCGACCGGGCGCACCTCGTCGACCGCGCTGCGCAGCGACGTCGGCACGTTCTTGAGCGTCAGCAGGTCCTTGTTCGTGGTGGCCGCGCAGTCCTTGCCGTCGCGGTCCACGCCGATCAGCAGCACCGCGTAGTTCTGTGGCCCGCCCGCCATCTGCCGTGCCGCGTCCTGGAGTTCGGTGCACCGCGGACGCAGCGGCAGCGACCGCGTACTGTCCTCCAGCGACTTGCGGAAATCCTTGAGGACGGCGTTCTGGGTGCGGTCCAGAACGGTGTTGCGGTTGAGCCAGTACGCGATGCCGGACGCGGAGACCGCCGCGGTCAGCGCCACCAGCGCGAAGACCACGACCAGCCGCAGCCGCAGACTGGTCCAGCGCAGCAGCCCCGACGCGCGCCCCAGCATCCGCAGCACCCGCCGGCCGGCCGCGCGCGCCCCGCCGCTCCCTCTCCCGCCACCGGTGCTGTCATCCGTCGTCGCGCCGCCCGTGGCACGCTCCCTCACTGCGGGGAGTCCAGCCGGTAGCCGACGCCACGCACCGTACGGATCAGGGTCGGGGAGGACGGTACGTCCTCCACCTTCGCGCGCAGCCGCTGCACACACGCGTCCACCAGGCGCGAGTCGCCGAGGTAGTCGTGCTCCCACACCAGCCGCAGCAACTGCTGCCGGGACAGCGCCTGACCGGGCCGGCGGCTCAGCTCCAGCAGCAACCGCAGCTCGGTCGGTGTCAGTTGCAGATCCTCACCGTTCTTGGTGACCGTCATCGCCGACCGGTCGATCATCAGCGAGCCGAACGTCGCCGAATCGCTGGACTCACGCTCGCCACGGCGCAGCACGGCCCGGATCCGGGCGTCCAGCACCCTTCCCTGCACCGGCTTGACGACATAGTCGTCGGCTCCGGACTCCAGCCCCACCACGACGTCGATGTCGTCGTTACGCGCGGTGAGCAGGATGATGGGCAGCTGGTCCGTACGCCTGATCCGCCGGCACACCTCGAAACCGTCGATGCCCGGCAGCATCACATCCAGCACGATCAGGTCCGGGCGCTGCTCACGCAGCAGCTTCAGGCCGTCCTCGCCCGTCGCCGCGGTCACCACACGGTGACCTTGGCGGGACAGCGAGAGTTCGAGGGCCGTGCGGATGGCGTCGTCGTCCTCGATCAGCAACAGGAAAGGCACGTCAGCCATTCTGGCCCATGGGACGCCGGGAGATCGACCAGTGGCGCTCTCGTACACAAGGCCCACGCGTGTGAGACCCCCGCGACGCGCCGTACCGGCCCCTGTGACAGGCCTGTGACAGTCGGCGGACAACGCGATGAAACTGGGTTGGCAGTCTTTGGGGCATCGGGAGAGATCAACACCCGAACACACCGAACAAGCTGGGCTCTACGACGGGGGGCGCGAGATGAACACACTGCACGGCACCACTACCAGCGCAGTTATCACGCGACTCCATGACGTCGTCAGGGCCAACGAGAAGTCCGGTGTCGGCGGGGGCACCTCCCTCGGGGGAGGTCGGGGGTGCGCTCGCGGCATCGGGCGTCAGCGGCCGCCGTACATGGTGGCCATCGACGCCACGACGGTCACGCTCGACGGGGCCGACGGGGAAAACCGGGGGCACGGGGGCAACGCCGCCCACGGGGGAAACAACGGGGGAGCGGAGTACGGGGAGGCCACGGGGGAACGGCGTTCCCCGGCGGAGACGGCGGAGGCCGAAGCGGCCTTCACCGCCTACGTCCAGGAGCGCCGGTCCTCCCTGTACGCCACCGCCTACCACCTGACCGGTGACCGCTACGAGGCCGAGGACCTGCTCCAGAGCGCGCTGTTCTCGACCTACCGGGCGTGGGACCGGATCAGTGACAAGGCGGCGCTCGGCGGCTATCTGCGCCGCACCATGACCAATCTGCACATCAGCGCCTGGCGTCGGCGCAAGCTGAACGAGTACCCGACCGAGGAGCTGCCGGAGACGGCGGGCGACGTGGACGCGATGCGCGGCACCGAGCTGCGCGCCGTGCTGTGGCAGGCGCTGGTCCGGCTGCCCGAGACGCAGCGCACGATGCTGGTGCTGCGCTACTACGAAGGCCGTACGGACCCGGAGATCGCGGACCTTCTCGGCATCAGTGTCGGCACGGTGAAGTCGAGCATCTGGCGCGCCCTGCGCCGGCTGCGCGAGGACGAGGTCCTCAGCTTCGGCCGTGACCGGGAGGAGTCCTTCGGCGAGTTGGTGGCCTGAGGGATCGGGGGGACCTGAGGGCCGGGGGCCCGAGGGGGAACCGGGGGGAACGCCCGAGGGGAAAAGGGGATACGGGGGAACCGGCGGCAACGGGGTAATCCGCTCAAGCCGGACGTATCGGGGGATACGGGGGGAAGTACGGGGGCGTACGGGGAAGAGGAAGCGGGTTCGGGCGGCCGGGGGGTCTGCCCGAACCCGCTTCTTCGTATGCGCCGTGGCGGCCTGGAGTGCGGCCGCGGCCAAAACCGCCCGTCAGGAACGTACGGCCGAGCCCGCCCCGTCCGCCGCCCGCGCCGCCGATATCCGGGCCAGCGCCTCCGGCTTGGCGCAGGGGTGTGCGCCCAGCGCGGTGTGCCGGGCGACGATCGACCGCTCGCTGCGCAGCAGTCGCAGCCCCCGGCGTACGAGATAGGGGGCCGACTTGCGGCCCTCGCGCAGATCCCGTGCCAGCCGGCGGCGGAAGGTGGTGGTGGGGCGGCCGCGCAGACACAGCGCGTCGGCCAGCAGGCCTGCCGCGCGGCACTGTGCGATGACATCGGCGGCGAAGACGCCCTCCGCGATGAACAGCGGGGCACCGCCGAGGTCGAGCCCCGACGCGCCGACCCGGGCGCTGGCCGCGATGTCGTAGACCGGAACGTCGGTACGCCCCGTACGGCACAGCGCATCGATGGCGGCGACCGCGGCTACGGCGTCCCAGGACAGCGGCGCGTCCCAGTCGGCGCCGCCGCCGTCGGGCAGTTGCGGCAGGGTCGGGTCCGTCGCCTCCTTGTAGAAGTCGTCGAGACGGAGGACGGGCAGTCCACTGCGTGCGGCCAGGGACGTCTTGCCGGAGCCCGAGGGGCCGGTCAGCAGGATGACCCGGGCGGGGGTTCCTCCCCGCTCATGGAGGTCCCCCCGCTCGGGCGGAGCCGGGAGCGGGGGAGGGGCCGAGAGCGTCGGGGAGGACGGCGGGGTGCAGGAGTGGGAGCTCACGGGCACCCATTGTCGCGTATGGGGCCGTGTGGGGTACCCCTGGCGCGCGAGGTGGATCGGCCATCCCCGCCTCAACTACGCTACGCAGTCAATCGATTACCCGACTGCTCTCGCTCGCACAGCACTTCGACCGCTTCGATCCACAGGCAGGTGGCACATGCCCTCCCATGCACGTCCCAAGCCCAGCCGTATTCCGCGCACGTTGTTGCGGGCCGGGCT
This Streptomyces decoyicus DNA region includes the following protein-coding sequences:
- a CDS encoding alpha/beta hydrolase; the protein is MAQQALPVREARLGKPLGTAGKEGTREALRWRSGSGRGAGREVSGVALLLPGGGPTGVRRPSPVAALAVRPLAVRLAKAGRPEGLTAHVVRYRCSGWNGLDAHPARDTTWALDEVVRRYGDVPVCLVGTGMGARAALHAAGHPAVNSVLALAPWLPDTGENDGPPDPVKQLIGRQVLLVHGTNDERTDPDLSYRYAERAKKINRDTCRFEVHSDGHSLHQHRAEVLALAADFMLGSLFARGYSRPVKDALAAPPPLGLRMPLAAGFGASLRH
- a CDS encoding adenosine deaminase — translated: MTSETTTLPTSEQIRRAPKVLLHDHLDGGLRPATVVELARENGYEGLPETDPEKLGIWFREAADSGSLERYLETFAHTCAVMQTRDALARVAAECAEDLAADGVVYAEVRYAPEQHLEQGLTLEEVVEAVNEGFREGERRAREKGHRIRVGALLTAMRHAARSLEIAELANRYRDTGVVGFDIAGAEAGYPPTRHLDAFEYLKRENNHFTIHAGEAFGLPSIWQALQWCGADRLGHGVRIIDDIEVADDGSVKLGRLASYVRDKRIPLEMCPTSNLQTGAAPSYAEHPIGLLRRLQFRLTVNTDNRLMSGTNMSREFEHLVKTFRYTLDDMQWFTVNAMKSAFIPFDERLAMINDVIKPGYAELRAEWLFRPHGATAPVSSGSDSV
- a CDS encoding PspC domain-containing protein — its product is MAAALVRPRNNRMIAGVCAGLARRFGTTPTTMRVLFVVSCLLPGPQFLLYLALWILLPSEEKATGAAAW
- a CDS encoding VanZ family protein; translation: MRVTGLLLLVAHLLIVGWLTLRPRTVPWVPAANLEPLATIQAELARGPSWEVVQHLGGSVLLLAPLGALLPLSAGRLNVSPLVSLTRTAFAGAMIALAIELLQSGVPGRVPDIDSVLLGTLGVAVVHLAVVPGARCRLRRRYGHLGDTTPRIPRVELAPQADALSGSRTYL
- a CDS encoding sensor histidine kinase, which produces MRERATGGATTDDSTGGGRGSGGARAAGRRVLRMLGRASGLLRWTSLRLRLVVVFALVALTAAVSASGIAYWLNRNTVLDRTQNAVLKDFRKSLEDSTRSLPLRPRCTELQDAARQMAGGPQNYAVLLIGVDRDGKDCAATTNKDLLTLKNVPTSLRSAVDEVRPVDDSNRYSHHLYWQRKQVGDSPYLVAGAKVIGGGPTGYMMKSLATERQDLNSLAWSLGIATALALVGSALLAQAAATTVLRPVQRLGHAARQLGEGRLDTRLRVTGTDELADLSRTFNRTAERLEQRVEELSGREAASRRFVADMSHELRTPLTAITAVSEVLEEEADSLDPMIAPAVQLVVSETRRLNDLVENLMEVTRFDAGTARLVLDEVDVADQVTACIDARAWLDAVELDADRGTVARLDPRRLDVILANLIGNALKHGGSPVRVSVRTEDVTGDDAGGRTGSTAVSAAGGPGAPAGTEADGGPAGGAGDGPPDRSGRTADTERPVSGTLVIRVRDHGPGIPEEVLPHVFDRFYKASASRPRSEGSGLGLSIALENAHIHGGEITAANLPEGGAVFTLRLPMDASPLAGGDRRDGGADGPADEGTEGGR
- the afsQ1 gene encoding two-component system response regulator AfsQ1 yields the protein MPFLLLIEDDDAIRTALELSLSRQGHRVVTAATGEDGLKLLREQRPDLIVLDVMLPGIDGFEVCRRIRRTDQLPIILLTARNDDIDVVVGLESGADDYVVKPVQGRVLDARIRAVLRRGERESSDSATFGSLMIDRSAMTVTKNGEDLQLTPTELRLLLELSRRPGQALSRQQLLRLVWEHDYLGDSRLVDACVQRLRAKVEDVPSSPTLIRTVRGVGYRLDSPQ
- a CDS encoding SigE family RNA polymerase sigma factor; translation: MNTLHGTTTSAVITRLHDVVRANEKSGVGGGTSLGGGRGCARGIGRQRPPYMVAIDATTVTLDGADGENRGHGGNAAHGGNNGGAEYGEATGERRSPAETAEAEAAFTAYVQERRSSLYATAYHLTGDRYEAEDLLQSALFSTYRAWDRISDKAALGGYLRRTMTNLHISAWRRRKLNEYPTEELPETAGDVDAMRGTELRAVLWQALVRLPETQRTMLVLRYYEGRTDPEIADLLGISVGTVKSSIWRALRRLREDEVLSFGRDREESFGELVA
- a CDS encoding ATP-binding protein — translated: MSSHSCTPPSSPTLSAPPPLPAPPERGDLHERGGTPARVILLTGPSGSGKTSLAARSGLPVLRLDDFYKEATDPTLPQLPDGGGADWDAPLSWDAVAAVAAIDALCRTGRTDVPVYDIAASARVGASGLDLGGAPLFIAEGVFAADVIAQCRAAGLLADALCLRGRPTTTFRRRLARDLREGRKSAPYLVRRGLRLLRSERSIVARHTALGAHPCAKPEALARISAARAADGAGSAVRS